One Rhododendron vialii isolate Sample 1 chromosome 2a, ASM3025357v1 genomic region harbors:
- the LOC131316577 gene encoding probable hexosyltransferase MUCI70 isoform X2, whose translation MSSGIRNSGSNGSLQQFHLLAMLAIQTAPPLSARKAFSKMSKEKESLFHWICKFTGCKKVGMLLLCLVSAAVFGWVLYVGKGEDSQERDRIESIRLDNTLSFPGSLPTHMEQNNDNGIISSTQNYVESNQSRLQPPAFFTGYTLPPGNPCETFTLPPPPADKKRTGLRPCRVCYLPVEEAIALMPNSPSFSPVLKQLTYIHEENLSRSEFGGSEFGGYPSLLQRNDSYDIRESMNVHCGFVRGIKPGRQTGFDIDDSDLLEMEQCRGIVVASAIFGAYDLVRQPKSISEAAKENVCFFMFVDEETELFLRHSSRLDNNKKLGLWRTVVVYNLPYTDPRRNGKIPKLLLHRLFPNVRFSLWIDGKLRLVVDPYQILERFLWRKNASFAISRHFTRFDVFLEAQANKVAGKYDSASIDFQTEFYKMEGLTPYSKAKLPITSDVPEGCVIIREHSPISNLFTCLWFNEVDRFTSRDQISFAIVRDKIASKTNWTINMFWGCERRNFVVLGHHRNVHWAPPPPGSSAIVHPPPPFVDQTPNKTTPEISTEVILSPPIK comes from the exons ATGTCATCGGGTATTCGTAATTCAGGAAGCAATGGATCATTGCAACAGTTTCATCTGTTGGCGATGTTGGCGATTCAGACCGCGCCTCCCTTATCTGCCCGTAAGGCTTTTTCTAAGATGTCCAAAGAGAAGGAGAGTTTGTTCCATTGGATCTGTAAATTCACCGGCTGCAAGAAGGTTGGAATGCTGCTCTTGTGTCTTGTCTCTGCTGCAGTTTTTGGATGGGTTTTGTATGTTGGCAAAG GTGAAGATTCTCAAGAACGCGACCGTATCGAGAGCATTAGACTTGACAATACCTTGAGCTTTCCTGGATCATTGCCCACACATATGGAGCAAAATAATGATAATGGCATCATTTCATCTACACAGAATTATGTGGAAAGTAATCAAAGTAGATTGCAACCTCCTGCATTTTTTACAGGATACACTCTTCCTCCAGGGAATCCATGTGAAACTTTCACATTGCCTCCCCCTCCAGCAGATAAAAAAAGGACTGGACTTCGTC CATGTCGAGTATGTTATCTACCGGTTGAAGAAGCAATTGCGCTAATGCCAAATTCCCCATCATTTTCTCCCGTACTCAAACAGTTAACCTATATTCATGAAGAAAATCTAAGTAGAAGTGAGTTTGGAGGGTCAGAATTTGGTGGATATCCATCTCTGTTGCAAAGGAATGATTCTTATGATATACGAGAGTCAATGAATGTGCATTGCGG ATTTGTCAGAGGAATTAAGCCTGGACGTCAAACAGGATTTGATATTGATGATTCTGACCTCCTTGAAATGGAGCAGTGTCGTGGGATTGTTGTTGCCTCTGCAATTTTTG GAGCCTATGATTTGGTACGACAACCAAAAAGTATTAGTGAAGCTGCCAAGGAGAATGTTTGCTTCTTTATGTTTGTGGATGAAGAAACGGAACTATTTCTGAGACATTCTAGTCGGCTGGATAACAACAAGAAGCTTGGATTGTGGAGAACTGTTGTTGTGTATAACCTTCCTTATACTGATCCTAGACGCAATGGGAAG ATTCCGAAGCTTCTACTGCATAGGCTTTTTCCCAATGTCCGCTTTTCTCTCTGGATTGATGGAAAACTTCGGCTAGTTGTGGATCCATATCAAATCCTTGAAAG GTTCTTGTGGAGAAAAAATGCCAGTTTTGCAATATCCAGGCACTTTACACGCTTTGATGTGTTTCTGGAAGCACAGGCTAATAAGGTTGCTGGGAAGTATGATAGTGCCTCTATTGACTTCCAGACTGAATTTTACAAGATGGAGGGTCTAACCCCATACTCTAAGGCCAAGCTTCCCATTACAAGTG ATGTTCCTGAAGGATGTGTGATAATAAGAGAGCATAGTCCTATCTCCAACCTCTTTACTTGTCTTTGGTTCAACGAAGTTGACCGTTTTACTTCCAGAGACCAGATTAGTTTTGCTATTGTAAGGGACAAGATTGCGTCAAAGACAAATTGGACTATCAATATGTTCTGGGGTTGCGAGAGACGGAACTTTGTAGTTCTG GGGCATCATAGAAATGTTCACtgggctcctcctcctcctggtTCTTCAGCTATCGTTCATCCCCCACCACCTTTTGTTGATCAAACACCAAATAAGACGACACCCGAGATTTCTACAGAAGTTattttaag TCCTCCAATTAAGTAA
- the LOC131316577 gene encoding probable hexosyltransferase MUCI70 isoform X1, whose translation MSSGIRNSGSNGSLQQFHLLAMLAIQTAPPLSARKAFSKMSKEKESLFHWICKFTGCKKVGMLLLCLVSAAVFGWVLYVGKGEDSQERDRIESIRLDNTLSFPGSLPTHMEQNNDNGIISSTQNYVESNQSRLQPPAFFTGYTLPPGNPCETFTLPPPPADKKRTGLRPCRVCYLPVEEAIALMPNSPSFSPVLKQLTYIHEENLSRSEFGGSEFGGYPSLLQRNDSYDIRESMNVHCGFVRGIKPGRQTGFDIDDSDLLEMEQCRGIVVASAIFGAYDLVRQPKSISEAAKENVCFFMFVDEETELFLRHSSRLDNNKKLGLWRTVVVYNLPYTDPRRNGKIPKLLLHRLFPNVRFSLWIDGKLRLVVDPYQILERFLWRKNASFAISRHFTRFDVFLEAQANKVAGKYDSASIDFQTEFYKMEGLTPYSKAKLPITSDVPEGCVIIREHSPISNLFTCLWFNEVDRFTSRDQISFAIVRDKIASKTNWTINMFWGCERRNFVVLGHHRNVHWAPPPPGSSAIVHPPPPFVDQTPNKTTPEISTEVILRLRSGTKNKSSFFKKAISSLKIMDLLKFKNM comes from the exons ATGTCATCGGGTATTCGTAATTCAGGAAGCAATGGATCATTGCAACAGTTTCATCTGTTGGCGATGTTGGCGATTCAGACCGCGCCTCCCTTATCTGCCCGTAAGGCTTTTTCTAAGATGTCCAAAGAGAAGGAGAGTTTGTTCCATTGGATCTGTAAATTCACCGGCTGCAAGAAGGTTGGAATGCTGCTCTTGTGTCTTGTCTCTGCTGCAGTTTTTGGATGGGTTTTGTATGTTGGCAAAG GTGAAGATTCTCAAGAACGCGACCGTATCGAGAGCATTAGACTTGACAATACCTTGAGCTTTCCTGGATCATTGCCCACACATATGGAGCAAAATAATGATAATGGCATCATTTCATCTACACAGAATTATGTGGAAAGTAATCAAAGTAGATTGCAACCTCCTGCATTTTTTACAGGATACACTCTTCCTCCAGGGAATCCATGTGAAACTTTCACATTGCCTCCCCCTCCAGCAGATAAAAAAAGGACTGGACTTCGTC CATGTCGAGTATGTTATCTACCGGTTGAAGAAGCAATTGCGCTAATGCCAAATTCCCCATCATTTTCTCCCGTACTCAAACAGTTAACCTATATTCATGAAGAAAATCTAAGTAGAAGTGAGTTTGGAGGGTCAGAATTTGGTGGATATCCATCTCTGTTGCAAAGGAATGATTCTTATGATATACGAGAGTCAATGAATGTGCATTGCGG ATTTGTCAGAGGAATTAAGCCTGGACGTCAAACAGGATTTGATATTGATGATTCTGACCTCCTTGAAATGGAGCAGTGTCGTGGGATTGTTGTTGCCTCTGCAATTTTTG GAGCCTATGATTTGGTACGACAACCAAAAAGTATTAGTGAAGCTGCCAAGGAGAATGTTTGCTTCTTTATGTTTGTGGATGAAGAAACGGAACTATTTCTGAGACATTCTAGTCGGCTGGATAACAACAAGAAGCTTGGATTGTGGAGAACTGTTGTTGTGTATAACCTTCCTTATACTGATCCTAGACGCAATGGGAAG ATTCCGAAGCTTCTACTGCATAGGCTTTTTCCCAATGTCCGCTTTTCTCTCTGGATTGATGGAAAACTTCGGCTAGTTGTGGATCCATATCAAATCCTTGAAAG GTTCTTGTGGAGAAAAAATGCCAGTTTTGCAATATCCAGGCACTTTACACGCTTTGATGTGTTTCTGGAAGCACAGGCTAATAAGGTTGCTGGGAAGTATGATAGTGCCTCTATTGACTTCCAGACTGAATTTTACAAGATGGAGGGTCTAACCCCATACTCTAAGGCCAAGCTTCCCATTACAAGTG ATGTTCCTGAAGGATGTGTGATAATAAGAGAGCATAGTCCTATCTCCAACCTCTTTACTTGTCTTTGGTTCAACGAAGTTGACCGTTTTACTTCCAGAGACCAGATTAGTTTTGCTATTGTAAGGGACAAGATTGCGTCAAAGACAAATTGGACTATCAATATGTTCTGGGGTTGCGAGAGACGGAACTTTGTAGTTCTG GGGCATCATAGAAATGTTCACtgggctcctcctcctcctggtTCTTCAGCTATCGTTCATCCCCCACCACCTTTTGTTGATCAAACACCAAATAAGACGACACCCGAGATTTCTACAGAAGTTattttaaggctccgttccggaacaaaaaataagtcctcattttttaaaaaagcaatttcaagcttaaaaattatggatttattgaaatttaaaaatatgtaa